A genomic window from Pantoea alhagi includes:
- the fumC gene encoding class II fumarate hydratase has translation MAANRIEKDSMGPIDVPADKLWGAQTQRSLEHFRISTEKMPAELVHALALTKRAAAKVNSDLGLLPQERAQAIIQAADEVLAEKHTAEFPLAIWQTGSGTQTNMNMNEVLANRASEILGGERGMSRLVHPNDDVNKSQSSNDVFPTAMHVAAVIALRENLVPQLNILKQTLQSKAEAFKDIVKIGRTHLQDATPLTLGQEISGWVAMLEHNLKHIEQSVPHLAELALGGTAVGTGLNTHPEYAVRVAEELAALTRQPFVTAPNKFEALATCDALVHAHGALKGLAASLMKIANDVRWLSSGPRCGIGEIAIPENEPGSSIMPGKVNPTQCEAMTMLCCQVMGNDVAINIGGASGNFELNVFRPMVIHNFLQSIRLLADGMDSFNHHCAVGIEPNRDRITQLLNESLMLVTALNTHIGYDKAAEIAKKAHKEGLTLKASALKLGYLTEEEFDAWVRPEEMVGSMKQ, from the coding sequence ATGGCAGCCAACCGCATTGAAAAAGATTCAATGGGACCTATTGATGTACCGGCTGATAAACTGTGGGGCGCGCAGACGCAGCGCTCGCTGGAACACTTTCGCATCTCTACAGAAAAAATGCCTGCCGAGCTGGTGCATGCGCTGGCGTTAACCAAACGCGCCGCCGCAAAAGTTAACAGCGATCTCGGCCTGCTGCCGCAGGAGAGAGCGCAGGCGATTATTCAGGCTGCGGACGAAGTATTGGCGGAAAAGCATACCGCTGAATTCCCGCTGGCTATCTGGCAGACCGGCTCCGGCACACAAACCAATATGAATATGAACGAGGTGCTGGCCAACCGCGCCAGTGAGATCCTCGGCGGTGAGCGTGGCATGTCTCGCCTGGTGCATCCAAATGATGATGTCAATAAAAGCCAGAGCTCCAATGACGTTTTCCCTACCGCTATGCATGTGGCGGCGGTGATCGCTCTGCGTGAGAACCTGGTTCCGCAGCTCAATATACTGAAGCAAACGCTGCAGTCTAAAGCGGAAGCATTTAAAGACATCGTAAAAATTGGCCGTACCCACCTGCAGGACGCCACGCCGCTGACGCTGGGCCAGGAGATTTCCGGTTGGGTAGCGATGCTGGAACATAACCTGAAGCATATCGAGCAGAGCGTGCCGCATCTGGCCGAGCTGGCGCTGGGCGGCACCGCCGTTGGCACCGGACTGAATACGCATCCTGAGTATGCAGTACGTGTTGCTGAAGAGCTGGCCGCGCTGACCCGTCAGCCGTTTGTCACTGCGCCGAATAAGTTTGAAGCGCTGGCGACCTGCGATGCGCTGGTGCATGCGCACGGCGCGCTTAAAGGTCTGGCGGCCTCGCTGATGAAAATCGCTAACGATGTGCGCTGGCTCTCATCTGGCCCGCGTTGCGGCATCGGTGAAATTGCCATTCCGGAAAATGAACCCGGCAGCTCTATTATGCCGGGCAAAGTTAACCCGACCCAGTGCGAAGCGATGACCATGCTTTGCTGTCAGGTGATGGGTAACGATGTGGCGATTAATATTGGCGGCGCGTCCGGCAACTTTGAACTGAACGTGTTCCGTCCGATGGTCATTCATAACTTCCTGCAGTCGATTCGTCTGTTGGCAGATGGTATGGATAGCTTTAATCATCACTGCGCCGTAGGCATCGAGCCAAACCGCGATCGTATTACGCAACTGCTGAACGAGTCGCTGATGCTGGTGACCGCGCTGAATACTCATATCGGTTACGATAAAGCCGCTGAAATTGCTAAAAAGGCGCATAAAGAGGGGCTGACGTTGAAAGCGTCCGCGTTGAAGCTGGGCTATCTGACGGAAGAAGAGTTTGATGCCTGGGTTCGACCAGAAGAGATGGTTGGCAGCATGAAGCAGTAA
- the manA gene encoding mannose-6-phosphate isomerase, which translates to MFKLHNSLQNYAWGSKTALTEMYGIENPTQQPMAELWMGAHPKSSSRIEVNGELRSLREMIESDKPGLLGEKVAARFGELPFLFKVLCAEQPLSIQVHPGKSAAEAGFTRENAAGIPLNAPERNYKDANHKPELVYALTPFLAINGFRPFAEIISLLQPVAGAHPAIAHFLQQPDEANLAILFSSLLSLQQAEKQRAIDILKATLHTQHGEPWRTIRNIAEEYPDDSGLFSPLLLNLIELQPGEAMFLFAETPHAYLRGVALEVMANSDNVLRAGLTPKHIDVDELMANVKFTPRAADTLLNKPVQQGNTREFPVPVDDFAFAIHALNATPITLSQQSAAILFCIEGEARLTGQQPLTLRAGESCFVAASESPITACGQGQLARVYNLPG; encoded by the coding sequence ATGTTTAAGCTTCACAATTCACTGCAAAACTACGCATGGGGCAGTAAAACGGCACTAACTGAGATGTATGGCATTGAGAATCCGACACAGCAGCCGATGGCTGAGCTATGGATGGGCGCACATCCTAAAAGCAGCTCCAGAATTGAAGTGAATGGCGAATTGCGCTCGCTGCGGGAGATGATCGAATCAGATAAGCCGGGCCTGCTGGGAGAAAAAGTGGCGGCACGTTTTGGCGAGCTCCCCTTTTTGTTTAAAGTGCTGTGTGCCGAACAGCCGCTGTCGATTCAGGTGCATCCTGGCAAATCCGCCGCCGAGGCTGGATTCACACGTGAAAACGCAGCGGGCATCCCGCTGAACGCGCCGGAACGCAACTATAAAGATGCTAACCATAAGCCTGAACTGGTTTATGCGCTGACCCCTTTTTTAGCGATTAACGGTTTTCGCCCTTTTGCTGAGATCATTTCCCTGCTGCAGCCGGTTGCCGGTGCGCATCCGGCTATCGCCCACTTCTTGCAACAGCCGGATGAGGCGAATCTGGCCATACTGTTTTCCTCGCTGCTTTCGTTACAGCAGGCAGAGAAACAACGTGCAATTGATATTCTTAAAGCCACGCTGCATACGCAACACGGCGAACCCTGGCGGACTATTCGCAACATCGCTGAAGAGTACCCTGATGACAGCGGGCTTTTTTCTCCGCTGCTGCTGAACCTGATTGAACTACAGCCGGGCGAAGCGATGTTTTTATTTGCTGAGACGCCACATGCCTATCTACGCGGCGTGGCGCTGGAGGTGATGGCAAATTCAGATAATGTGTTACGTGCCGGACTGACGCCGAAACATATTGATGTTGATGAGCTGATGGCCAACGTAAAATTTACGCCTCGTGCTGCGGATACCCTGCTCAACAAGCCGGTGCAGCAGGGAAATACGCGCGAATTTCCCGTTCCGGTGGATGATTTCGCTTTCGCTATTCACGCGCTGAACGCTACACCGATAACGCTTAGCCAGCAGAGCGCGGCAATCCTGTTCTGTATTGAAGGCGAAGCCCGGCTGACGGGCCAACAGCCGCTGACGCTCAGGGCAGGCGAATCCTGTTTTGTCGCCGCCAGCGAATCACCGATAACGGCTTGCGGTCAGGGACAACTTGCCCGAGTTTATAACCTGCCAGGCTGA
- a CDS encoding YdgA family protein: MNKTKIAVGVVVALGVAWTGAAWLTGKQIESHMDQIVQNANAQLTKLAPDSRLKVSYQNYQRGLFTSHTQLVVQASSQTEDNALLKPGQSVVLNETIDHGPFPFAQLKKFNLIPSMASVHSELENTPALKKLFDLTKGKSVIDADTRIGYSGATASTIRLLPLDYQNSETGERYAWNGGTLGIDSDAEGDRVNFDSDIDSVALTTRNEANQPVLFTLNGISLNGNTHLSPQGVRIGDQHFNLKKLTTAVNGQETATLEGMDIKTQFDSSGNMLSGQMDYAIDNLMLEKQSFGSGKMTLKLSQFDGQALKTASDNYRSQMQALINQPGIEQDPERYQEGVRQIMAANLPLLLKGDPVVTVAPLSWKNDKGESTFNLSAHFKDPATAQGVAQTPAEALSRMLKSLDGKLVINMPMATALMKQVAMAEGYQESDASKLAEQQVKGLAAMGQMFRLTQQQDDNIVTSLQFNGAQVTMNGENMPLDGFLSRYMLGAPAQNLPE, encoded by the coding sequence ATGAACAAGACGAAAATTGCGGTTGGCGTTGTAGTCGCGCTGGGAGTGGCCTGGACGGGCGCGGCCTGGCTAACAGGCAAGCAGATCGAAAGCCACATGGATCAGATCGTGCAAAACGCGAATGCGCAGCTGACAAAGCTCGCGCCGGACAGCCGTCTGAAAGTGAGTTATCAAAATTATCAGCGCGGCCTGTTTACCAGCCATACACAGCTGGTAGTACAGGCCAGTTCGCAGACAGAAGATAATGCGCTGCTGAAGCCGGGCCAGAGCGTGGTGCTGAACGAGACCATCGATCATGGCCCTTTCCCCTTCGCTCAGCTGAAAAAGTTTAATCTGATCCCGAGCATGGCCTCAGTACACAGCGAGCTGGAAAATACCCCCGCGTTGAAAAAGCTGTTTGATCTGACCAAAGGTAAATCGGTGATTGATGCGGACACCCGTATCGGTTACAGCGGCGCTACCGCTTCGACGATTCGTCTGCTGCCGCTGGATTATCAAAACAGTGAAACCGGCGAGCGCTACGCCTGGAACGGCGGCACGCTGGGCATTGACAGCGATGCCGAAGGCGATCGGGTTAATTTCGATTCCGATATTGACAGCGTGGCGCTGACAACAAGAAACGAAGCAAATCAACCCGTGCTGTTCACCCTGAATGGCATTAGCCTTAACGGTAATACCCACCTTAGCCCGCAGGGCGTGCGTATTGGCGATCAACACTTCAATCTGAAAAAGCTGACCACGGCGGTTAACGGTCAGGAAACAGCAACGCTGGAAGGCATGGATATCAAAACGCAGTTTGATTCCAGCGGCAATATGCTCTCTGGCCAGATGGATTACGCCATTGATAACCTCATGCTGGAAAAACAGAGTTTTGGTTCCGGCAAGATGACCCTGAAGCTGTCACAGTTTGATGGACAGGCATTGAAAACGGCCTCGGATAACTATCGCAGCCAGATGCAGGCATTAATCAATCAGCCCGGCATTGAACAGGATCCCGAGCGTTATCAGGAAGGCGTACGTCAGATTATGGCCGCTAACCTGCCGCTGCTGCTGAAAGGCGATCCGGTGGTCACCGTGGCTCCGCTAAGCTGGAAAAATGATAAAGGAGAAAGCACCTTTAACTTATCGGCGCACTTTAAAGATCCCGCTACCGCTCAGGGCGTAGCGCAAACACCGGCTGAAGCACTGAGCCGGATGCTGAAATCACTGGATGGTAAACTGGTGATTAATATGCCGATGGCGACCGCCCTGATGAAGCAGGTTGCTATGGCGGAAGGTTATCAGGAATCTGATGCCAGCAAGCTGGCTGAACAGCAGGTTAAAGGCCTGGCGGCGATGGGACAGATGTTCCGCCTGACCCAGCAGCAGGATGATAACATCGTGACCAGCCTGCAGTTTAATGGCGCTCAGGTGACGATGAACGGTGAAAATATGCCGCTCGACGGTTTTCTCTCCCGTTATATGCTGGGCGCGCCGGCACAAAACCTGCCGGAATAA
- a CDS encoding DUF1460 domain-containing protein has protein sequence MKLIASILLLFSLSACTTSSHPVIDKQTSERLDEILQQQVIPAHNKPLGERIANISAAFLGTPYQADTLTGSDNVPEQLVVNFNGVDCFTLLDYVAALSHASSRDDFITQLRLTRYHQGQVSFVQRKHFFSDWFSLAPLNARDITDKLNTPTVKVTKQLNLKADGGKYLPGVPVTPRIINYIPANNINKGTLKALQTGDYVGIYSPLAGLDVSHTGIIIKKGSQVWLRNASSLKKNMKVVDTPLLSYIKTRPGIVVARPR, from the coding sequence ATGAAATTAATAGCATCGATATTATTATTATTCTCTCTTTCCGCCTGCACCACCTCGTCTCACCCGGTAATAGATAAACAAACCTCTGAACGACTTGATGAGATCCTGCAACAGCAGGTTATTCCCGCACACAATAAACCACTGGGAGAGCGCATTGCCAATATCTCTGCGGCTTTTCTCGGGACGCCTTATCAGGCAGATACGCTAACGGGATCGGATAACGTTCCAGAGCAGCTGGTTGTAAATTTTAACGGCGTCGATTGCTTTACCCTGTTGGATTATGTTGCAGCGCTTAGCCACGCAAGCAGCCGCGACGACTTCATTACTCAGTTGCGCCTCACACGTTATCACCAGGGACAGGTGAGTTTCGTCCAGCGTAAACATTTTTTCTCCGACTGGTTTAGCCTGGCACCACTAAATGCGCGCGATATTACCGATAAACTGAATACACCGACGGTTAAAGTTACCAAACAGCTTAATTTAAAAGCCGACGGCGGAAAATATTTACCTGGCGTGCCGGTAACACCCCGGATAATTAATTATATTCCAGCTAATAATATTAACAAAGGGACTTTAAAAGCGTTGCAAACAGGCGACTATGTGGGAATTTATTCACCGCTGGCAGGCCTGGATGTTTCGCATACCGGAATTATCATTAAAAAAGGTAGTCAGGTCTGGTTACGTAATGCCTCTTCTTTAAAGAAAAATATGAAGGTTGTCGATACACCGCTGCTCTCTTACATTAAAACGCGGCCAGGCATTGTGGTTGCCCGTCCGCGCTAG
- the add gene encoding adenosine deaminase, whose protein sequence is MIDARLPLTDIHRHLDGNIRAATILDLGREFNIALPANSLEALRPHVQVVENQPDLVSFLQKLDWGVKVLGSLEACRRVALENVEDAARAGIHYAELRFSPGYMAMNHQLPIAGVVEAVIDGVRAGCQQHNIEVRLIGIMSRTFGEEACLNELEGLLAHRDGITAVDLAGDELGFPGSEFLSHFNRARDAGFRITVHAGEAAGAESIWQAIRELGAERIGHGVKAVEDPALMDFLAAQGIGIESCLTSNIQTSTVAHLSHHPLVKFLDHGILATLNTDDPAVQGIEIAHEYQVAAPQAGLTAEHIRTAQENGLKIAFLSEEEKQRIRQRVAG, encoded by the coding sequence ATGATCGACGCCCGCCTTCCGCTTACCGATATCCATCGCCACCTTGATGGTAATATTCGTGCCGCCACCATCCTTGATTTAGGTCGTGAGTTCAACATCGCTTTGCCAGCCAACAGCCTGGAAGCACTGCGTCCTCATGTTCAGGTTGTCGAAAACCAGCCCGACCTGGTGAGTTTCCTGCAAAAGCTTGACTGGGGGGTAAAGGTGTTGGGATCGCTGGAGGCCTGCCGTCGCGTGGCGCTGGAAAACGTTGAGGATGCTGCCCGCGCCGGGATCCATTATGCCGAGCTGCGTTTTTCGCCAGGCTATATGGCGATGAATCATCAATTGCCCATTGCCGGCGTGGTGGAAGCGGTAATTGATGGCGTACGTGCTGGCTGCCAGCAGCATAATATTGAGGTTCGTCTGATCGGCATTATGAGCCGTACCTTTGGTGAAGAAGCCTGCCTGAATGAGCTGGAAGGATTGCTGGCTCATCGCGATGGCATTACCGCTGTGGATCTGGCCGGTGACGAGCTGGGATTCCCTGGCAGTGAATTCCTCAGCCACTTCAATCGTGCACGTGACGCAGGATTCCGGATTACGGTACATGCCGGTGAGGCCGCCGGTGCGGAAAGTATCTGGCAGGCGATTCGTGAACTGGGCGCTGAACGTATTGGTCACGGCGTTAAGGCAGTAGAAGATCCGGCGCTGATGGATTTCCTTGCCGCGCAGGGGATTGGTATTGAGTCCTGCCTGACTTCAAATATCCAGACCAGCACCGTAGCGCATCTGAGCCATCATCCGCTGGTGAAGTTTCTTGATCATGGCATTCTTGCTACGCTGAATACCGACGATCCGGCGGTGCAGGGTATCGAAATTGCTCATGAGTATCAGGTTGCCGCACCGCAGGCTGGGCTGACGGCTGAGCATATTCGTACTGCCCAGGAAAATGGCCTGAAGATTGCCTTCCTGAGCGAAGAAGAGAAGCAGCGTATCCGTCAGCGTGTAGCGGGCTAA
- a CDS encoding GNAT family N-acetyltransferase, which produces MLTHNHYGQALGREIKDWVKRAAPEKVTLKGDYCIVLPLSSDHAEDLFPEWHSIDDDRDWTYLSDAKPATKEQCYQYFRKLSSDKDKLYFAVKDIHDGHIKGMFCVTHIDPNNGVFALAEINWTPLMKRTRLSTESLFLIISYFMDKLHYRRCEWQTNSLNSQSIDSAQRIGFIREGILRDKRISKGYAEDIAFFSITASDWVDTAAALKAWLRKENFDERGRQIHKLESFRVAVNSGDA; this is translated from the coding sequence ATGCTTACTCATAACCACTATGGCCAGGCCTTAGGCAGAGAAATTAAAGATTGGGTGAAGAGAGCCGCTCCTGAAAAAGTCACGCTGAAAGGCGATTACTGTATCGTTTTACCGTTATCATCCGATCATGCCGAAGATCTCTTTCCTGAATGGCACAGCATTGACGATGACCGGGACTGGACCTATCTTTCTGATGCCAAACCTGCCACTAAAGAACAATGCTATCAGTATTTTAGAAAACTCAGCTCAGATAAAGATAAACTCTACTTCGCCGTTAAAGATATTCATGATGGTCACATAAAAGGCATGTTTTGCGTCACCCATATTGACCCGAATAATGGGGTGTTTGCGCTGGCGGAAATCAACTGGACGCCGCTGATGAAAAGAACACGGCTCAGTACGGAGTCGCTTTTTCTGATCATTAGCTATTTTATGGATAAGCTGCATTACCGGCGATGCGAGTGGCAAACCAACAGCCTGAACAGTCAGTCCATAGACTCGGCCCAACGTATCGGGTTTATCAGAGAGGGAATCCTGCGTGATAAAAGGATCAGTAAAGGTTATGCCGAAGATATCGCGTTTTTTTCCATCACCGCTTCTGACTGGGTTGATACAGCTGCCGCTCTCAAGGCCTGGCTGAGAAAAGAAAATTTTGATGAGCGTGGCAGGCAGATCCATAAACTTGAGAGCTTCCGCGTTGCAGTGAACAGTGGCGACGCATAA
- the araC gene encoding arabinose operon transcriptional regulator AraC, which yields MYHRQPIESQPNPLLPGYAFNAWLVAGLTPISAGGALDFCIDRPHGMKGYIINLTIKGRGRVFDGDASFDCEPGEMLLFQPKTPHYYGRAPDSDCWYHRWIYFRPRAYWHDWLRWQDETNGVGRLRLPESLRGEFDRLFANIEQTHNSGRRFAEELAMNLLERLLLRAVEEDPRSHQQIRDPRIIEACQYVTSNLAGELKIEAVAKHVCLSPSRLAHLFREQMGVNLLRWREDQRVIRAKLLLQTTQEPIASVGREVGYDDQLYFSRVFRKRVGVSPSDFRRRSQDAHDALVAQETWQLPKRAGE from the coding sequence ATGTACCATCGTCAACCGATTGAGTCACAGCCCAACCCTTTACTACCGGGCTATGCGTTTAATGCCTGGCTGGTGGCCGGGCTGACGCCGATTAGCGCTGGCGGCGCGCTTGATTTCTGTATCGACCGCCCGCACGGCATGAAAGGCTATATTATCAACCTGACGATAAAAGGACGGGGCCGGGTATTCGACGGCGATGCCTCTTTCGACTGCGAGCCGGGCGAAATGCTGCTGTTTCAGCCCAAGACGCCGCACTATTATGGCCGGGCGCCCGATAGCGACTGTTGGTATCACCGCTGGATCTATTTCCGGCCCCGCGCCTACTGGCACGACTGGCTACGCTGGCAGGATGAAACCAATGGCGTGGGACGCCTGCGGCTGCCAGAGTCGCTGCGCGGTGAGTTTGATCGGCTGTTTGCTAATATTGAACAGACGCATAATTCCGGCCGTCGCTTTGCCGAAGAGCTGGCGATGAATTTGCTGGAGCGGCTCCTGCTGCGGGCAGTAGAAGAAGATCCCCGCTCGCATCAGCAAATTCGCGATCCGCGTATTATTGAAGCCTGTCAGTATGTGACCAGTAATCTGGCTGGCGAGCTAAAAATTGAGGCGGTGGCGAAGCACGTTTGTCTGTCGCCATCGCGGCTGGCGCACCTGTTTCGTGAGCAGATGGGGGTAAACCTGCTACGCTGGCGTGAAGACCAGCGGGTCATTCGTGCCAAGCTGCTGCTGCAAACCACCCAGGAGCCAATCGCTTCTGTTGGCCGTGAGGTCGGTTATGACGATCAGCTCTATTTCTCACGCGTATTCCGCAAACGTGTCGGTGTCAGCCCGAGCGACTTCCGACGCCGCAGCCAGGACGCGCATGACGCGCTGGTAGCACAGGAAACCTGGCAATTGCCAAAGCGAGCAGGGGAGTAA
- the araH gene encoding L-arabinose ABC transporter permease AraH has product MSSTTSNTPRVARSGLRLGRIWDNFGMLVVFAVLFIACVLFIPNFGSFINMKGLGLAMSMSGMVACGMLFCLASGDFDLSVASVIACAGVTTAVVINMSESLWLGIGAGLLLGMLCGFVNGFVIAKLKINALITTLATMQIVRGLAYIFSDGKAVGIEDERFFELGYATWFGLPAPIWLTIGTMIIFGFLLNKTTFGRNTLAIGGNEEAARLAGVPVVRTRIIIFILSGLVSAAAGIILASRMTSGQPMTSLGYELIVISACVLGGVSLKGGIGKISYVVAGVLILGTVENAMNLLNISPFSQYVVRGLILLAAVIFDRYKQSHKAA; this is encoded by the coding sequence ATGTCTTCCACGACTTCAAATACGCCGCGGGTAGCGCGTTCCGGTTTACGTTTGGGCCGTATCTGGGATAATTTCGGGATGCTGGTGGTTTTTGCCGTATTATTTATCGCCTGCGTACTGTTTATCCCTAACTTTGGCTCCTTTATCAATATGAAAGGGCTGGGTCTGGCGATGTCGATGTCTGGTATGGTGGCGTGCGGCATGCTGTTCTGCCTCGCCTCCGGCGACTTTGACCTCTCCGTGGCGTCGGTGATTGCCTGCGCAGGGGTGACCACGGCGGTGGTGATCAATATGAGCGAAAGCCTGTGGCTGGGCATCGGCGCGGGTCTGCTGCTGGGGATGCTCTGCGGCTTCGTTAATGGCTTTGTCATCGCTAAACTGAAAATCAATGCGCTGATCACCACGCTGGCAACCATGCAGATTGTGCGCGGCCTGGCCTATATCTTTTCCGATGGTAAAGCTGTGGGCATTGAAGATGAACGTTTCTTCGAGCTGGGTTATGCCACCTGGTTCGGCTTGCCGGCACCTATCTGGCTGACCATCGGCACCATGATTATCTTTGGCTTTCTGCTGAATAAAACCACATTTGGCCGCAATACGCTGGCTATCGGGGGTAACGAAGAGGCGGCACGGCTGGCCGGCGTGCCGGTGGTACGTACCCGCATTATTATCTTTATTCTTTCCGGACTGGTTTCAGCCGCTGCCGGGATTATCCTTGCTTCACGTATGACCAGCGGTCAGCCGATGACTTCGCTGGGCTATGAGCTGATCGTTATCTCTGCCTGCGTGCTGGGCGGCGTATCGCTGAAAGGCGGGATTGGCAAAATCTCCTACGTAGTGGCAGGCGTACTGATCCTCGGTACCGTTGAGAATGCGATGAATCTTCTGAATATCTCACCTTTCTCACAATATGTGGTGCGCGGTCTGATACTGTTGGCAGCGGTGATTTTCGACCGCTACAAACAGAGCCATAAAGCGGCCTGA
- the araG gene encoding L-arabinose ABC transporter ATP-binding protein AraG: MNTDSAFLSFHGISKTFPGVKALQDISFSCHAGEVHALMGENGAGKSTLLKILSGSYQPSGGTIQIQGRPVNFSHTTDALNAGVAIIYQELHLVPEMSIAENIYLGQLPQRGGLVNRKLLRYEAGLQLKNLGMDIDPDTPLKYLSLGQWQMVEIAKALARNAKIIAFDEPTSSLSAREIEQLFRVIRQLRAEGRVVLYVSHRMEEIFALSDAITVFKDGRYVRTFDDVPNTSHDMLVQAMVGRDLGDVYGYAPREHGPVRLQLEGVHAVGVRKPVSFNVHAGEIVGLFGLVGAGRSELMKGLFGATRLKAGRVLLDGKALAISEPSDAIRAGIMLCPEDRKADGIIPVHSVRDNINISARRNNLMAGCLIDQRWESQNADKHIRSLNIKTPGPEQLIMNLSGGNQQKAILGRWLSEDMKVILLDEPTRGIDVGAKHEIYNLIYALAQQGIAVLFASSDLPEVMGLADRILVMREGEIAGELLHDEATEQLTLSLAMPKNTQQTAAVA; encoded by the coding sequence ATGAACACTGATTCAGCCTTTCTGTCGTTTCATGGCATCAGTAAAACTTTTCCCGGCGTAAAGGCGCTGCAGGATATCAGCTTCAGCTGCCATGCAGGCGAAGTGCACGCGCTGATGGGGGAAAACGGCGCCGGTAAATCGACGCTGCTGAAAATTCTTAGCGGCAGTTACCAGCCCAGCGGCGGCACCATTCAGATTCAGGGCAGGCCGGTAAATTTCAGTCACACCACCGACGCGCTGAATGCTGGCGTGGCCATTATCTACCAGGAGCTGCACCTGGTGCCGGAAATGAGCATTGCGGAAAATATCTATCTTGGCCAGCTGCCGCAGCGCGGCGGACTGGTTAACCGTAAGCTGCTGCGCTATGAGGCGGGGCTACAGCTGAAAAACCTCGGCATGGATATCGATCCCGATACGCCGCTGAAATATCTGTCGCTTGGGCAGTGGCAGATGGTGGAGATTGCCAAAGCGCTGGCGCGCAACGCCAAAATCATCGCCTTTGATGAACCCACCAGTTCGCTGTCGGCGCGCGAAATCGAGCAGCTGTTCCGCGTTATTCGTCAGCTGCGTGCGGAAGGGCGCGTGGTGTTGTATGTGTCGCATCGTATGGAAGAGATCTTTGCGCTTAGCGACGCCATTACGGTGTTTAAAGATGGGCGCTATGTGCGCACCTTTGACGATGTGCCCAATACCAGTCACGACATGCTGGTACAGGCGATGGTCGGGCGCGATCTGGGCGATGTCTATGGCTATGCGCCGCGTGAGCATGGCCCGGTGCGATTGCAGCTGGAGGGCGTTCATGCGGTCGGCGTGCGCAAGCCGGTCTCGTTCAACGTACATGCCGGTGAAATCGTCGGGCTGTTTGGCCTGGTGGGTGCCGGACGCAGCGAGCTAATGAAAGGGCTGTTTGGCGCGACACGCCTGAAGGCGGGACGTGTGCTGCTGGACGGCAAAGCCCTGGCTATCAGCGAGCCTTCAGATGCCATTCGCGCCGGGATTATGCTCTGCCCGGAGGATCGCAAAGCCGACGGCATTATTCCCGTCCATTCGGTGCGCGATAACATCAATATCTCTGCACGACGTAATAACCTGATGGCGGGGTGTTTGATCGATCAGCGCTGGGAGTCGCAGAACGCCGATAAGCATATCCGCTCGCTGAATATCAAAACGCCGGGACCTGAACAACTGATTATGAACCTTTCCGGCGGCAACCAGCAGAAGGCGATCCTCGGCCGCTGGCTGTCAGAAGATATGAAGGTCATTCTGCTGGATGAGCCGACGCGCGGGATTGATGTCGGGGCGAAACATGAAATCTATAACCTGATCTATGCGCTGGCGCAGCAGGGTATTGCCGTGCTGTTCGCCTCCAGCGATCTGCCGGAAGTCATGGGTCTGGCCGATCGTATTCTGGTGATGCGCGAAGGTGAGATCGCCGGTGAATTGTTACATGATGAGGCAACGGAACAGCTTACGCTGAGCCTTGCCATGCCGAAAAATACGCAACAGACGGCCGCCGTGGCCTGA